Genomic segment of Panicum virgatum strain AP13 chromosome 2K, P.virgatum_v5, whole genome shotgun sequence:
AAAAATAATCTGAAATAAAAGATATATGCGCATTACATGCTCCGTGGTAGCAAACGTTTTTTTTTCCTAAGACCATTTTGACCTTTTACGATCACGTAGACTCAGGATTTATTCTTTTTGTGACATCACTGTAACaccccggatactccggccgtgggcccggatactccggacatggAGTTCCTAGTTCAGGTAATTTTTGTCCTCGGGGCCCCACAACCGTTAAATatttcactctctctctcactcacagttcactctctcactctctccctctctcacgtcactccctctccctctcactccctcaccgtgacctccctctccctcacaagtgctctccctctccctagaGCCCTAAACCCCAAATCCTCCACCCCAACTTGAGCTCAAGGCCAAGAAGGCTTCAAGATGGCGAGGAGCACCTTCTTCTCCACATGTTCCTCCCCGGGAAGTTTTGGATTTCAAGTTCTTCATTCAAGAAAAGCTCATCTTAGGTATTTCTCTTGTGCCGCCCCGATCTATGTTTCTAGGATGTTCTAGgtgatttcctttggtcaatcatctctatatgcattcttcaactaggattcaagagggtttcaaattttgtggggtggttttgccaaaaatcaagatttcagtttttggggcgaaaatgctgtcaagcccggagactccgggtataaggccggaaactccgggttttgaatactccgggggaaactccgggtataggcccggaaactccggatttgggagtccggatactctgagaaggtgcccggatactccggaaaatgttgtcccggatactccgggtatatgcccggatactccggatttttggtctCGAATCTAAACGGTGGTGAATGTAAAACTAGGTTTCTTAGCTTTATATTTTCATGCTCGGTAGGATAGAACTATAAAGTGTGTTATTTGACAAAATTTACATGTAATTTTTAAGGGTGCTAGATAAAAGGTTTTTATAGTTTATAAATGCATAGTTGGAGTTAGGAGaattctaaaaatacaaaaccagttGGGTTAACTTTGTGTAGACTCATGTAAGGTTTAATTGACCTCCGCCGGTGTAGTTGTTTATAGTTAGACAATATCGACCTTGTGCTTGTATTGCTCCACTTTTTATTGCATTAtccatgcattcatacatatgcatcgttgcacctcatttaggtacgctagatgtacgaCGTGTGGACGTGAAGCACGCGGTGTGGAGTCGAACCATAAGACGGTGTTTGGCGGATATCTCCAGAAGAAGGAATGTCCCTAagaagcaaccgaagacccggcccaaggtcggaagggcccaaggccttgatagctttaacactaacttagtgttaccctcaggcaagccccggtgcacgtccttttatttcaaattatcCCACCTATGATGATGTTTTTActactacttgtgcattaggtttaggatttgtttggaaccctagttgcatgatcccttaGGTTTCCTCGGGTTGTACTAGCATGTATGGGACGATAGAAATGCCATGCTTAATAGTTCTCGATAGAAGACGAGTGACTttttgcactcgcgagatataggacatttagaagtcgagtaattgccggttactcgcgagaattaGGTTGTATATttatattccagtacatgagttGTTGAAATTGATATAGTacttggagaccgggcggggaaaaaggttagccccgcctgtgtcggttaaggaccgttcgttgcctggccctgtgatcgagtttgaattgtactaactgcatgccgggagtaggaggtagtcgaaaccggtgagccgagtactgctttgcttcgaaagtacaggaacccgcacccaactcctggggcgagtcgagtagtcgcggagaattgggttgcatatgtttatttttggtggtctcacgttgagctcggttgaccatatgtcgttgggctggttcctgtagttcgaggcgaggaggggaaaggttggtgcgtggggtccgacggggcttttgcgtgccgtgttggttaggtccaccttgcaaggttaaatcggatcgatccgccgtacgtcgcatctcggatatgagcaccttgatcataGCACCACATCGTAGTGATGCTATATGGAATTTAAATGATGGTTAGGAATTAATTATCTTGATTTAATATTTCAATGTTTGCTATGGTTGCTTAGAAGGTGCAAATACTAGTTGATGGTTTAAGCATATggaaatttggagctaaaatattgaaattaaggacccacttttagatgctttttctgcaaaataaaccaccagccaaatgccttgcatgtctagatacgtgggctaagttatacccactggtcgggtaagtcttgctgagtattagttgctcagggtttgttgtttaccctattccaggtttaggagctaactgggtttcacatcggtgggctcgatgtggcgccttgtcttcacgtctcggtagtccTCGACTTACCTTATTAGTTTTATTTATGCTCTAGTAAAAATTCTCTGTAAATtagattctcttccgctgctatcttttctattgtaaattttatattttaaagCGGTTTGTAAAAGCCttgatattatttactatttttggtAAGAATATttcatgctggtaccttctgcgctcgccttcgtgcgagacttctggtgtgtttcgatcggcctgtgggttggaaacagcctgtcaagttacacttaattaagctaatgcgccaaacgatggcggttacgcttaattaagcgctttaactcggcgggtctgtcacaatCACCAAGTGGATGACGATGACGCTCCATTGGTTACGAATTGCTGCAAAGTTATCATAACAGTGACAAATATTGAGATTGACTGGATCTCACATTGACATGAAAGCATGCTTCGGTCCTCTATGATGAACAGCGGCCACAAAAATATATCTTTAACCACATAAAAGATATCATGATTCTTTGGGACCAGGCACAAGGAGCCTGCAAGATTAAGGGCACACTACATGTTGATACCCTGCTACCCAAACGGAACCTTCACAAGCTGATTTGTTGAACCATTATTAGTGACACAAAAAACACCATTAGTAACACAGAGATAAACTATTGTAATTTAGCATGATCCAAGTGAAGAGGAACACAATTGCCTTAATTAAGCTGATACCTCTCCCCCAAAAAAGGCTTAAACCCATTAAGCacaaaaatgatatatatacaAGGCTTCAGTATATTCATGCAACACGCAAGCTGATCCACATCACCGCATGGAAAAGTTTGCCAACACGAGAATCAAGCAAGTCTCTACATCGCTAAGGTAGTTGTTCATTAATTGATCAAGTAGCAAGAGGGCACAGCTGATCCACACCACCACATGGAAAAGAAGACAAGCTAAGTGTTCGAGTTTGTTCATTAATTAGTTGTTCATTAATTTTTTGGAATGTAagagcatcaaagaagcaaGGCAAGAGATGGCCATGTGCTAATAGGAAAGAACTATACCGAGATGCCAATTCCCGTGCATTAAAGAAGCAAGGCAAAACTCTGGATCAACGCATAGCCAGGTGGAAGGAAATAAATCAAGGATTGCAGCATTAGCGCTGGGCAGAGATGGAAAGCAAGGACAAGATCAGGAGAGATTGGTGGGTATAGGAACGGCAAAAGGAAAGTGGCACAAGGATTTAGAAATTTGCAAAGTGTGATCGTAATTAATTTGGAAGGGTGAGCTTTACGTGGGTGAAACAGGGTTGAAATTTGGAAGGTGAGACCGGGAGAGCGTGATTTACCTACGTGAATGTGTGCCGGATTAATTCCtctgttttaaaaaaaagtagCCTTCCAATGGCAGAACCATTTTCTAAGAGTTGTTTTCACCCAATGCAATCATCAAAACTTTGGTGCCATTTGGACCGTCAAGTGGGTCCAACGTGAGGATTGCAGTGGGTCCAATTCAAATGAAAAACGTTTTCAAAAGTTTTCGTTCTTAAAAGTGTAGAGATAAAATAGATAGATAGGTTGCATTAACTTTATTTGCATAACAAAAAACAATGGTGCAATATTAACAATATACTAGAACATAGAAATTCAAAACACCGGCTATAGCTAGACTCTAAACGGAGGACGCGGTGCCGATGGTCTTCCTTCAAGGACGCTGGAACTCCACCGGCGCTGGGGACGCGAACCCCTTGTGGTAGAGCAAGTCGGTCATGACCCTGTAGGCGTGCTGCGTCAGGTGCACGCCGTCCCAGCTGATGCGCTCGTCGGGCCTGGCGCACACCGCCGTGCCCGGCGCGCCGCACATCCGGTCCATGTCGACGTTGtacgcgccaccgccggcgccgcagcaCGCCCTGGTCCGCGCCCCCTCGTCGAAccccgcctcgccggcgtccCTCAGCATCCGCACGTACGCGTAGAAGTAGTCGGCGTAGGCGACCGTGGCGCCCGGGTACGCCCGGCGCAGCTCCCGGATGCCCTGCTGCAGCAGCACGTTGTGCATCTGGGCGAACAGGTTCAGCGCCACGAGGCAGCCGTCGGCGTCGTACGCCGCCGGGTCCGTCTCGTTCGCCGCGGCCAGGTAGCTCGGCACGCACCCCAGCGGGAGGTTGCCCGGGATCACCACCCGCGCCGCTCCCATGTCCAGCAGCTCCCTGGCCGCGCCGGTGATGGACCGCACCACCTCCGGGACCAACGCCAccgcctccaccacgccggTCGCCACGCGGCCGAAGTTGTAGAGGTTgtgcgcgccgcccgccgccggcctgttCTCCGAGAAGGCGTAGTTGTAGTCGTTGCCGCCGATCTCGCCGACCAGGACCAGCGACTGGGCCAGCCTCTCGCGGATCTCCTGCGGGGACCGCGTGGTGGCGCTCATGAAGTCCTTGAACCGCTGCAGCTGGACGGCCAGGGAGCTGTTGGTGTGGGGGACCGAGACCCCTCTGCTggagagcgccgccgcgtcgagggccgtggcgccggcgacggcgaagtTGGCGCCGTGGGTGAAGTCGGCGCCCTCGTCGAGGTACGGGCTGAGCAGCGGCAGGCCGAGATCCTTGGCGAGGAAGTCTATCATGAGGTACCCGTCGGAGCACCGCCCCGTGGCGCCGCCGATGGTGGAGCCGTAGGGAAGGCTCGTGGTGTGCTGCAGcatgccggtggcgccgccttCGCGGAGCAGGTTCCCGGTGTCCGACAGGGAGTCGCCGAAGTTGTAGATGGCCGTgacgccgcccaccgccgccaccttggCCGCGTGCTGCGGCGCCGGCCGTGCGTGGCACGGGCAGACGAGGAGGAGCAACGCCACTAACGCGGCGAGCAGGATGCGAGCCATGGACGTCATCATGTCGCGTCTCGCAGTACTGGAACGCCGTGTTCGTTCTTGGCCTGCGGAGAAGTTGGAGGGCGGCAGCCGCCTTTTAgcgtgtgtttggttgcgggaTCGGGGCTTGGGTTGGCTCCAACCCTCATTTTAAGAACGGAGCCAACACATCTATTGTTTGGTTGTACATCTGATTTTGAGGATGGAGTTAACCCATCACATGTTTGGTTGAGGGAATTGGAATACGGGTTGGATGGCAACACTAACTCTGTTAGTGGGCTttagtgggccccacatgtcagtctcctctctctccacgTGCGTGAGCTGCTGGCTGCGCAAGTGCCTGCCGCAGGCGCCGCCTAGCACTGCAGgcagggccgtaccggcaaattcgaGGGCCCTGTGCGAAAAATGGACTGGACCCTAGTGGCCTAGTGCAGGATTGCGAATACCAAGCGATAGCAGCCGGCAAGCGTGATAAGCGCGATGTGCTGTGTGAAAGCACAAATGTtagaagtcacacgtgtgactggcagttaaatcatcacaaaaggtctaataactattttttgttccggaataatttcttttattgctggaacaattgttattgtttgagcaacaaaaaattttccaaaaaaagttTGTTTTAGCAACAAAGCATTGAGGGGCCTGGTTTATTAGGCCGATTTTATGTTCAAAATATGGAATCCTGGAGAGATTGTGGTGCTGTGATAGGTCCACTCGAGATCACACACCTGACCCCGAGTAGCACCCATGTAAAAGGAAGTGATAAGTGATACGCCTACAATGATTTATCTTTTAGGAGCAATTTGGGCCATATTTTGCTACAAATTGGATCAATAATTAACTAAATTAAAGTATTTACATGACTATATCTAATGTATATCTAATATTTTGGGGGCTCTTCAAatttgggggccctgtgcggtcgcacggcccGCACGTGCTTAGATACGGGCCTgctgcaggccgccgccgtcgccgccgccggcagctgtgccagccgccgccggctgccctgCCCCTGTGCCTCGCGCTGCGGGCACAAGCACAGcacaccgcgcgccgccgagaGAGCTGCTGCGCGCTGGGCAAGGCCGCGTGAGGCTCCTCGCGCTCCTCCGCTGGATGCACGAACAGAGAAGAACGCGAGCGGAAGAAACGAGGAAGCCAGACTTCAAACGCAAATTAAAATCGCAATACTCAACGAATCCAAACTGAATTTCGTCCATAGATGCACAACCAAAAGAACTTGTAGATCCAAGAAAAAGGTTGCAAAAGGATTGAGTATTCGCTGCGAATCTAGAGAAAAAACCGAACGCCCCTTTCAAGAACACGATTTGGAGAAAACTTCGAATTCGGGGGCAAATCCATGAGGGATTTGATAGGGGATCACACCAAGGATGTTCATGAGGATACTAGCAACAAATcctttgggttttgtttttgcagggggCAGGGTGTTTGGCTTGGCGACGTGCTGCACTTGGAGCGCTCAGGCCTGCCACGCCGGCGGTGCTTGGCCCCTGCTCAGGCTACGCAGCCTCAGGAGGCATGGGCTCCTGGTGTGCTAGCGGGCCCTGCAGCGGCGCCCGCCCAGGGCGAGCAGCACTGTTCGGAGGCGAGTCGGCgggcgacgaggacgaggacgggcGGGTCAGAGGCgagtcggcggcgggcggcgcggcaggaggcggcgggcggcgggtgcTGATGGAGCAGACGGAAGAGGCAGGGACGGAAGTGGGTTCGCTCTGTCCGTCGTTTTCTGAGGGACGAGAATATTCATCTCTGGATAGTTTGTGCTCTGTTTCGTGACTTGCCACCAGGGTTAAGtaaaccgaccggtccggtcaaaccagcgcggtccggtagcggtttacggaccggtttgatcggaaaccggtcaaattcaaaataaaattcaaaatcgcatggtCAACCGGTTCCGAACggcttaccggccggtttgactgttaaccggtcaaattcattttttttcttttttggtttaaattcaaatgcccgcaaagtatactaaataaatgtttgtataacatattttagcctaaatgaactctccaaccctcttttgtactacttttacattatatttgtatatttttgtatgcacgctttttttatttaacttcaaatccccgcaaactatactaaatgaacgaatttttaagaaaatttgacaccgttagtttcgtcgcaccttgaagtatttttaggaattttttattttttaaatttaaatttaaattttgaatttggaacggtttggtaccggcccaaaccggaaccgggccggaccggtttgactggcACTGAATGTTTTCGTGCTGCAATGCCACTAACGGTTATGTGAGCGCTTATCCTTGCTCATAAATTATAAATAATACCACCTCTGTGTTTTAAATATACGATGGGACAAATTAATTAGTTTAGAAATATTCAGGACAAATTAATTAACTTTTTTGATAAATTAGTTTGTTTTAAATGAGCCAATCAGATACATTTTTACTCGATTTTATTTTACTTAACTGCTTACGGTGTGTATATAAGTGCTCAAACAGGCCCACGAGGCCACGACACGTCGTGGACCGGCGTGACCGCGTGAGGTCGGGCCGTGAAAGCCAGTCGCCAAGGcccattttttttttcctttctcgcAGGATGGATGAGATGAAATTATGCGCGAGGCAGAGTTTGCTCTTCACAGAGACCAGCCTCGTCCCGTGGCCGTGGGTCGCAGCAGAGAGCctgagtcgg
This window contains:
- the LOC120695756 gene encoding GDSL esterase/lipase At5g45910-like, with translation MMTSMARILLAALVALLLLVCPCHARPAPQHAAKVAAVGGVTAIYNFGDSLSDTGNLLREGGATGMLQHTTSLPYGSTIGGATGRCSDGYLMIDFLAKDLGLPLLSPYLDEGADFTHGANFAVAGATALDAAALSSRGVSVPHTNSSLAVQLQRFKDFMSATTRSPQEIRERLAQSLVLVGEIGGNDYNYAFSENRPAAGGAHNLYNFGRVATGVVEAVALVPEVVRSITGAARELLDMGAARVVIPGNLPLGCVPSYLAAANETDPAAYDADGCLVALNLFAQMHNVLLQQGIRELRRAYPGATVAYADYFYAYVRMLRDAGEAGFDEGARTRACCGAGGGAYNVDMDRMCGAPGTAVCARPDERISWDGVHLTQHAYRVMTDLLYHKGFASPAPVEFQRP